One window from the genome of Gambusia affinis linkage group LG14, SWU_Gaff_1.0, whole genome shotgun sequence encodes:
- the LOC122843082 gene encoding SH2 domain-containing adapter protein E-like — MAKWFKEFPLALKNGTDKIRSVSESGSHPRANKTGLMISIGTKTGHRKNSSADSAAGGGGVGSLLSGKNRKNSGAKVSRNGVGSQKDGKVWDTLLTGKSRKNSKAEAVMEEQQRLPKTSAPACAYISRMIRVDKQDKSPNFTISGTAGSEADKLAAQSKTETLIIVEDYADPFDAQKTREQRESERVGENDGYMEPYDAQQMITEIRRRGSKDLLKACMSADGSDGPVEKGQPAAIYDDPYAGSGDGERTKPELDQHPATEYELPWEWRKQHIVRTLSAQFDIPVKEETCFHTLSMQTQMQQQQHYLRQKSRSQKILRSSHPTLLPSTLPCSSPDGEACCVDPLLPLEKQSWYHGCVTRQEAEFQLQSCKEASFLVRNSESDNSKYSIALKTRQGCVHIIVAQTKENGFTLDQSSCVFPSIPEVVHHYCTSRLPFTGAEHMTLLHPVPRIH, encoded by the exons ATGGCAAAGTGGTTCAAAGAGTTCCCCCTGGCCTTGAAGAACGGTACGGACAAGATCCGGTCAGTCTCTGAGTCCGGCTCCCATCCGAGAGCAAATAAAACCGGGCTGATGATCAGCATAGGGACCAAAACGGGCCACCGGAAGAACTCCTCTGCAGACAGCGCAGCAGGGGGTGGAGGTGTCGGCTCCCTGCTGTCCGGAAAGAACCGAAAGAACTCCGGCGCAAAGGTCAGCAGGAACGGGGTTGGTTCCCAGAAAGATGGGAAGGTTTGGGACACTTTGCTGACCGGGAAAAGCCGCAAGAACTCCAAAGCAGAGGCGGTGATGGAGGAGCAACAGAGACTCCCGAAGACCTCCGCGCCCGCCTGCGCCTACATCAGCCGGATGATAAGAGtggacaaacaggacaaaagcCCCAACTTTACAATCAGTGGTACCGCCGGCTCTGAAGCAGATAAACTTGCAGCCCAGTCCAAAACGGAAACT TTGATCATTGTGGAGGATTACGCAGACCCGTTTGATGCCCAGAAGACCAGAGAGCAGAGGGAATCAGAGAGAGTTGGGGAGAACGATGGCTACATGGAGCCATACGATGCACAACAAATGATAACCG AGATCAGACGTCGGGGATCTAAAGACCTGCTCAAGGCATGCATGTCGGCGGATGGGAGTGAtggacctgtggaaaaaggtCAGCCGGCTGCCATCTATGATGACCCGTATGCGGGAAGCGGTGACGGTGAGCGGACGAAGCCGGAGCTGGACCAGCATCCCGCAACTGAGTATGAGTTGCCATGGGAATGGAGGAAGCAGCACATCGTCAGAACTCTGTCGG CACAATTTGACATCCCAGTCAAAGAAGAGACATGTTTTCATACACTCAGCATGCAGACccagatgcagcagcagcagcattatcTGAGGCAAAAAAGCAGAAGCCAAAAGATCCTGAGATCCTCTCACCCGACTCTGCTGCCATCTACGCTTCCCTGCAGCAGCCCTGATGGAGAGGCGTGCTGCGTGGATCCATTACTACCCCTGGAAAAGCAGAG TTGGTACCATGGCTGCGTGACCCGGCAGGAGGCGGAGTTCCAGCTGCAGTCCTGCAAAGAGGCCAGCTTCCTGGTCAGGAACAGCGAGTCAGACAACAGCAAGTACTCCATCGCCCTCAA GACAAGACAGGGTTGCGTTCACATCATCGTGGCCCAGACCAAAGAGAACGGCTTCACCCTGGACCAGAGCAGCTGCGTGTTCCCCAGCATCCCGGAGGTGGTGCACCATTACTGCACCAGCCGCCTGCCTTTCACCGGGGCAGAGCACATGACGCTGCTC
- the pygo2 gene encoding pygopus homolog 2 isoform X1 — protein MASESGRLQAGQGKRKASQMKSPEKKKARKSSTQAAGFSHLTEFAPPPTPMVDHLVASNPFDDDFGSPSRPSGAGGPGGAPFLPSPGAGGGGGYGGGGRMGPGMNFMGGPSGPGSGQPGRRPPFGPPSNAGPHQQLGFGGMPGFGGGGGGGGGGGGGGGGGFPPGGPSQFNMQPNFSPPMHPGPGFNSMLSPGGMGGPGGGGPPHPRFGMPPQQQHGQGGHPFNSPPLPGGGGPRGPLPPMGGGMGPGMNMMGGMGGGPGGNMVGGGLPGMPPQGQFPPSQEGPYPGPSPPGPGSEDGKNFGGGGGPPGPPPQQQQQQQQQQQLNMNPNGPPNNNSTPGPPSNSGPSQPGGGFPGHPDVPPQSANTPGQPPSAPPQPNPNSSPTGPVNGSGQPQHPQSGQLQPPNNTNTPNSNNSNQQQQQSTPPNSAGSSSYNQQNNTPGSGGPLSNAAPNSNQNNIANNNGGNTPGSNPNPPSNSTSTPNTQSPLPPGPTAPTTGPSSGPGKLGGPGMVFPCGMCLAEVHDDQDAILCEATCQRWFHRDCTGLTEPAYGLLTTESAAVWACDFCIKTKDIQAVYVRQGLGQLVAANES, from the exons ATGGCTTCCGAATCGGGGAGACTACAGGCGGGACAAGGAAAACGAAAAG CTTCACAGATGAAGAgcccagagaagaagaaggccAGGAAATCTTCCACTCAG GCGGCGGGATTCTCCCACCTCACTGAGTTTGCACCTCCTCCTACGCCCATGGTGGACCATCTGGTCGCCTCCAACCCATTTGACGATGACTTTGGATCTCCGTCCAGACCTAGTGGGGCAGGCGGACCAGGTGGGGCTCCGTTTCTCCCCAGTCCAGGTGCCGGTGGAGGAGGTGGGTATGGAGGTGGAGGCAGAATGGGTCCAGGCATGAACTTCATGGGAGGCCCGAGCGGACCGGGAAGTGGTCAGCCTGGACGCAGACCGCCCTTCGGCCCTCCGAGCAACGCTGGACCGCACCAGCAGTTAGGCTTTGGAGGAATGCCCGGCTTTGGAGGCGGAGGAGGTGGAGGCGGTGGTGGCGGAGGAGGCGGGGGAGGTGGATTTCCTCCAGGTGGCCCCTCTCAGTTCAATATGCAACCAAACTTCAGTCCCCCCATGCATCCTGGGCCAGGATTTAACTCCATGTTGTCTCCTGGAGGAATGGGGGGTCCTGGAGGCGGTGGGCCGCCCCATCCTCGTTTCGGCATGCCCCCCCAGCAGCAGCACGGCCAGGGCGGACACCCCTTCAACAGCCCACCGTTGCCTGGAGGTGGAGGTCCACGAGGGCCCTTGCCTCCTATGGGAGGAGGCATGGGTCCTGGGATGAACATGATGGGTGGAATGGGTGGTGGCCCTGGTGGCAACATGGTAGGGGGAGGGTTGCCAGGTATGCCGCCTCAAGGACAGTTTCCTCCCTCACAGGAAGGCCCCTACCCTGGCCCCAGTCCGCCAGGGCCCGGCAGCGAGGATGGGAAGAACTTCGGTGGAGGAGGGGGACCGCCTGGTCCTCCAccgcagcagcaacaacaacaacagcagcagcagcagcttaacATGAATCCCAACGGCCCCCCAAATAACAACAGTACACCCGGCCCTCCTTCTAACTCTGGACCTTCACAACCAGGTGGAGGCTTTCCCGGCCACCCCGATGTCCCACCACAAAGTGCAAACACACCTGGCCAACCTCCGTCAGCTCCACCGCAACCCAACCCCAACTCTTCTCCTACCGGTCCGGTGAACGGATCAGGTCAACCCCAGCACCCGCAGTCCGGTCAGCTGCAGCCCCCCAACAACACCAACACCCCAAACTCCAACAACTccaatcagcagcagcaacaatcAACTCCGCCAAACTCTGCAGGGTCTTCCTCTTACAACCAGCAGAACAACACTCCCGGTTCCGGCGGACCGCTGTCCAACGCTGCCCCCAACTCGAATCAGAACAACATAGCTAACAACAATGGAGGCAACACTCCTGGCAGCAACCCCAACCCCCCCTCAAACTCCACCTCGACCCCCAACACCCAGTCTCCCCTGCCTCCTGGACCCACAGCCCCGACAACCGGGCCCAGCTCAGGGCCTGGAAAACTCGGCGGACCCGGTATGGTCTTCCCTTGTGGCATGTGTTTGGCGGAAGTACACGACGACCAGGACGCCATCCTTTGCGAGGCTACGTGCCAGCGCTGGTTCCACCGTGACTGTACGGGCCTTACAGAACCGGCGTACGGGCTGCTGACCACGGAAAGCGCCGCCGTTTGGGCTTGTGACTTCTGCATCAAGACCAAGGACATACAGGCCGTGTACGTGCGCCAGGGTTTAGGCCAGCTGGTGGCGGCTAACGAGAGCTGA
- the pygo2 gene encoding pygopus homolog 2 isoform X2, with product MKSPEKKKARKSSTQAAGFSHLTEFAPPPTPMVDHLVASNPFDDDFGSPSRPSGAGGPGGAPFLPSPGAGGGGGYGGGGRMGPGMNFMGGPSGPGSGQPGRRPPFGPPSNAGPHQQLGFGGMPGFGGGGGGGGGGGGGGGGGFPPGGPSQFNMQPNFSPPMHPGPGFNSMLSPGGMGGPGGGGPPHPRFGMPPQQQHGQGGHPFNSPPLPGGGGPRGPLPPMGGGMGPGMNMMGGMGGGPGGNMVGGGLPGMPPQGQFPPSQEGPYPGPSPPGPGSEDGKNFGGGGGPPGPPPQQQQQQQQQQQLNMNPNGPPNNNSTPGPPSNSGPSQPGGGFPGHPDVPPQSANTPGQPPSAPPQPNPNSSPTGPVNGSGQPQHPQSGQLQPPNNTNTPNSNNSNQQQQQSTPPNSAGSSSYNQQNNTPGSGGPLSNAAPNSNQNNIANNNGGNTPGSNPNPPSNSTSTPNTQSPLPPGPTAPTTGPSSGPGKLGGPGMVFPCGMCLAEVHDDQDAILCEATCQRWFHRDCTGLTEPAYGLLTTESAAVWACDFCIKTKDIQAVYVRQGLGQLVAANES from the exons ATGAAGAgcccagagaagaagaaggccAGGAAATCTTCCACTCAG GCGGCGGGATTCTCCCACCTCACTGAGTTTGCACCTCCTCCTACGCCCATGGTGGACCATCTGGTCGCCTCCAACCCATTTGACGATGACTTTGGATCTCCGTCCAGACCTAGTGGGGCAGGCGGACCAGGTGGGGCTCCGTTTCTCCCCAGTCCAGGTGCCGGTGGAGGAGGTGGGTATGGAGGTGGAGGCAGAATGGGTCCAGGCATGAACTTCATGGGAGGCCCGAGCGGACCGGGAAGTGGTCAGCCTGGACGCAGACCGCCCTTCGGCCCTCCGAGCAACGCTGGACCGCACCAGCAGTTAGGCTTTGGAGGAATGCCCGGCTTTGGAGGCGGAGGAGGTGGAGGCGGTGGTGGCGGAGGAGGCGGGGGAGGTGGATTTCCTCCAGGTGGCCCCTCTCAGTTCAATATGCAACCAAACTTCAGTCCCCCCATGCATCCTGGGCCAGGATTTAACTCCATGTTGTCTCCTGGAGGAATGGGGGGTCCTGGAGGCGGTGGGCCGCCCCATCCTCGTTTCGGCATGCCCCCCCAGCAGCAGCACGGCCAGGGCGGACACCCCTTCAACAGCCCACCGTTGCCTGGAGGTGGAGGTCCACGAGGGCCCTTGCCTCCTATGGGAGGAGGCATGGGTCCTGGGATGAACATGATGGGTGGAATGGGTGGTGGCCCTGGTGGCAACATGGTAGGGGGAGGGTTGCCAGGTATGCCGCCTCAAGGACAGTTTCCTCCCTCACAGGAAGGCCCCTACCCTGGCCCCAGTCCGCCAGGGCCCGGCAGCGAGGATGGGAAGAACTTCGGTGGAGGAGGGGGACCGCCTGGTCCTCCAccgcagcagcaacaacaacaacagcagcagcagcagcttaacATGAATCCCAACGGCCCCCCAAATAACAACAGTACACCCGGCCCTCCTTCTAACTCTGGACCTTCACAACCAGGTGGAGGCTTTCCCGGCCACCCCGATGTCCCACCACAAAGTGCAAACACACCTGGCCAACCTCCGTCAGCTCCACCGCAACCCAACCCCAACTCTTCTCCTACCGGTCCGGTGAACGGATCAGGTCAACCCCAGCACCCGCAGTCCGGTCAGCTGCAGCCCCCCAACAACACCAACACCCCAAACTCCAACAACTccaatcagcagcagcaacaatcAACTCCGCCAAACTCTGCAGGGTCTTCCTCTTACAACCAGCAGAACAACACTCCCGGTTCCGGCGGACCGCTGTCCAACGCTGCCCCCAACTCGAATCAGAACAACATAGCTAACAACAATGGAGGCAACACTCCTGGCAGCAACCCCAACCCCCCCTCAAACTCCACCTCGACCCCCAACACCCAGTCTCCCCTGCCTCCTGGACCCACAGCCCCGACAACCGGGCCCAGCTCAGGGCCTGGAAAACTCGGCGGACCCGGTATGGTCTTCCCTTGTGGCATGTGTTTGGCGGAAGTACACGACGACCAGGACGCCATCCTTTGCGAGGCTACGTGCCAGCGCTGGTTCCACCGTGACTGTACGGGCCTTACAGAACCGGCGTACGGGCTGCTGACCACGGAAAGCGCCGCCGTTTGGGCTTGTGACTTCTGCATCAAGACCAAGGACATACAGGCCGTGTACGTGCGCCAGGGTTTAGGCCAGCTGGTGGCGGCTAACGAGAGCTGA